In the genome of Leucobacter luti, one region contains:
- the recR gene encoding recombination mediator RecR: MYDGIVQDLIDEFGRLPGIGPKSAQRIAFHILQTQQFDVSRLAELLSEVREKVRFCAVCGNITEQEECSICRDPRRDRSIICVVEEPKDVVAIERTRQFRGVYHVLGGAISPIDGIGPDDLAIPSLMRRISDAEIREVIIATDPNLEGEATAAYLSRLLTSIEVPVSRLASGLPVGGDLEFADEVTLGRAFEGRRRVE, encoded by the coding sequence GTGTACGACGGCATTGTTCAAGACCTGATCGACGAATTCGGCAGGCTCCCCGGCATCGGCCCGAAATCCGCGCAGCGGATCGCGTTCCACATTCTGCAGACGCAGCAGTTCGATGTCAGCAGACTCGCGGAGTTGCTGAGTGAGGTCCGTGAGAAGGTCCGATTCTGCGCGGTGTGTGGCAACATCACAGAGCAGGAAGAGTGCTCGATCTGCCGTGACCCGCGCCGCGACCGCTCCATCATCTGCGTCGTCGAAGAGCCGAAAGACGTCGTCGCAATCGAGCGCACCCGACAGTTCCGCGGTGTCTACCACGTGCTCGGCGGAGCCATCAGCCCCATCGACGGCATCGGCCCCGACGACCTGGCAATCCCGTCCCTCATGCGTCGCATCAGCGACGCAGAGATCCGAGAGGTCATCATCGCGACCGATCCGAACCTCGAAGGCGAAGCCACGGCAGCCTACCTGTCCCGGTTGCTTACGAGCATCGAAGTGCCGGTCTCTCGCCTGGCCTCCGGCCTCCCGGTTGGAGGAGACCTGGAGTTCGCCGACGAAGTCACGCTCGGTCGCGCCTTCGAGGGGCGCCGCAGGGTCGAGTAG
- a CDS encoding aspartate-semialdehyde dehydrogenase: MSEQNGVSVAVVGATGQVGAVMRRLLVEREFPIGKIRFFSSARSAGTTLEFRGEQIVVEDVATADKSGIDIALFSAGGTASKQYSPEFAAAGAIVIDNSSAWRLDPEVPLVVSEVNPEAIDLAQKGIIANPNCTTMAAMPALKALHDEAGLERLVVTTFQAVSGSGLVGARELAGQAAAAVESGKLEQLVHDGSAVDFPAPEVYTKTIAFDVLPLAGTIVDDGEGETDEEKKLRNESRKILGLPDLRVAGTCVRVPVFTGHSLSINAEFGRSISAARAREVLASAPGVELSDVPTPLEAAGQDPTLVGRIREDQSAPEGRGLVLFISNDNLRKGAALNAVQIAELVAARQLAAV; this comes from the coding sequence ATGTCAGAACAGAACGGTGTCAGCGTTGCCGTTGTCGGCGCTACTGGCCAGGTTGGCGCGGTAATGCGCCGCCTGCTCGTGGAGCGCGAGTTCCCGATCGGGAAGATCCGCTTCTTCTCGAGTGCGCGCTCCGCTGGCACGACCCTTGAATTCCGCGGGGAGCAGATTGTCGTCGAAGACGTCGCGACGGCGGACAAGAGCGGGATCGACATCGCGTTGTTCTCGGCCGGGGGGACCGCCTCGAAGCAGTACTCTCCGGAGTTCGCAGCTGCTGGCGCCATCGTGATCGACAATTCGAGCGCCTGGCGCCTCGACCCTGAGGTTCCGCTCGTGGTCAGCGAAGTGAACCCCGAGGCCATCGACTTGGCCCAGAAGGGGATCATCGCGAACCCCAACTGCACCACCATGGCCGCAATGCCCGCGCTGAAAGCGCTGCATGACGAGGCCGGGCTTGAGCGTCTCGTCGTCACCACCTTCCAGGCAGTCTCCGGATCGGGTCTGGTCGGCGCCCGCGAACTTGCCGGGCAGGCGGCTGCTGCAGTCGAGTCCGGCAAACTGGAGCAGCTCGTGCACGACGGTTCGGCTGTCGATTTCCCCGCTCCCGAGGTCTACACCAAGACCATCGCCTTTGACGTGCTGCCGCTCGCCGGCACAATCGTCGATGATGGTGAGGGTGAAACCGACGAGGAAAAGAAGCTCCGGAATGAGAGCCGCAAGATTCTCGGTTTGCCTGATCTCCGCGTGGCTGGCACTTGCGTCCGCGTGCCAGTATTCACCGGCCACTCGCTGTCAATCAACGCCGAGTTCGGGCGCTCGATCTCCGCTGCCCGAGCTCGCGAGGTGCTCGCATCGGCTCCAGGTGTCGAGCTCAGTGATGTTCCGACGCCGTTGGAAGCAGCGGGCCAGGATCCGACACTCGTTGGGCGGATCCGGGAGGATCAGTCCGCGCCCGAGGGCCGCGGCCTGGTGCTGTTCATCTCGAACGACAACTTGCGTAAGGGTGCCGCGCTGAACGCGGTGCAGATCGCCGAGCTCGTCGCGGCGCGGCAGCTCGCGGCCGTCTAA
- a CDS encoding aspartate kinase encodes MALIVQKFGGSSVADAESIKRVAKRIVETRRAGNEVVVAVSAMGDTTDELLDLAAECTPIPAPRELDMLLTAGERISMALLAMTIKGMGLEALSFTGSQAGMITTAEHGSAKIVDVTPGRVREALDQGAIAIVAGFQGFNRDSRDITTLGRGGSDTTAVALAAALDADVCEIYTDVDGIFTTDPRVVPRARKIDAITAEEMLELAASGAKVLHLRAVEYARRHGVVLHVRSSFSGEEGTIVYDPAKGHPKGDQVEDPIITGIAAEKDEAKITVGGVPDVPGKAAQIFEIVAKTQANIDMIVQNVSAADTNRTDISFTLPVGDGKRVIDALEAERDALEFEALQYDDQIAKVAVVGAGMRTNSGVSAKLFRTLFDAGINIEMISTSEIRISVVTRADVMDTAVRVLHTAFGLDADTDATVYAGTGR; translated from the coding sequence GTGGCATTGATCGTGCAGAAGTTCGGGGGCTCGTCGGTTGCTGATGCGGAGAGCATTAAGCGCGTCGCGAAGCGGATCGTTGAGACCCGTCGCGCCGGGAACGAGGTCGTTGTCGCGGTGAGCGCTATGGGCGACACCACAGACGAACTGCTCGACCTCGCAGCAGAGTGCACTCCGATTCCAGCGCCTCGCGAACTGGACATGTTGCTCACAGCTGGTGAGCGAATTTCGATGGCGCTGCTCGCCATGACCATCAAAGGCATGGGGCTTGAAGCGCTGTCGTTCACTGGGAGCCAGGCCGGCATGATTACCACCGCCGAGCACGGCTCGGCGAAGATCGTTGACGTGACCCCGGGCCGCGTCCGTGAGGCACTTGACCAGGGTGCCATCGCCATTGTCGCCGGCTTCCAAGGCTTCAACCGGGACTCGCGTGATATTACGACGCTGGGCCGTGGCGGATCCGACACCACTGCTGTCGCGCTTGCTGCCGCCCTTGACGCCGACGTGTGCGAGATCTACACCGACGTCGACGGCATTTTTACGACCGATCCCCGCGTCGTGCCCCGCGCCCGCAAGATTGACGCGATCACGGCAGAGGAAATGCTCGAACTCGCGGCCTCCGGCGCCAAAGTGCTGCACCTGCGCGCTGTCGAGTACGCGCGCCGCCACGGTGTCGTGTTGCACGTCCGCTCCTCCTTCTCAGGCGAAGAGGGCACCATTGTCTACGACCCCGCGAAGGGGCATCCGAAGGGAGATCAGGTGGAAGATCCGATCATCACTGGCATTGCGGCCGAAAAGGACGAGGCGAAGATCACCGTCGGCGGCGTCCCGGACGTGCCAGGAAAGGCCGCGCAGATCTTTGAGATTGTGGCGAAGACACAGGCCAACATCGACATGATCGTGCAGAACGTGTCGGCTGCCGATACGAACCGCACCGATATTTCCTTCACGCTCCCAGTGGGCGATGGCAAGCGCGTCATCGACGCTCTCGAGGCTGAGCGCGACGCGCTCGAATTTGAGGCGCTGCAGTATGACGACCAGATCGCGAAGGTTGCGGTCGTCGGAGCTGGGATGCGCACAAACTCCGGTGTGTCAGCGAAGCTCTTCCGCACGCTGTTCGATGCAGGCATCAACATCGAGATGATCTCCACCTCAGAAATTCGTATTTCCGTGGTCACGCGCGCAGATGTCATGGACACCGCAGTGCGTGTGCTGCACACCGCGTTCGGGCTCGATGCCGACACGGATGCGACGGTCTACGCAGGCACCGGCCGCTAG